One stretch of Nicotiana tabacum cultivar K326 chromosome 18, ASM71507v2, whole genome shotgun sequence DNA includes these proteins:
- the LOC107793137 gene encoding strigolactones hydrolase CXE15, which produces MEDSSSAVQPHEVEECRGVLRVYSDGTIVRSSKPSFEVPIQDDGSVLWIDVVFDAMHNLQLRLYKPTFPTSANKLPIFYYIHGGGFCIGSRTWPNCQNYCFKLASELQAVIISPDYRLAPENRLPTAIEDGYMAIKWLQDQAVSNEPDTWLTDVADFSRVFISGDSAGGNIAHNLAVRLKAGSAELAPVRVRGYVYLLPFFGGTTRTKFEAEGPKEAFLNIELIDRFWRLSIPIGETTDHPLVNPFGPNSPDLEKIDLDPILVIVGGCDLLKDRAEDYAKRLKEWGKKIEYVEFEGQQHGFFTIYPNSDPSKKLMLTINKFIQDNSS; this is translated from the exons ATGGAGGACAGTAGTAGTGCAGTTCAGCCACATGAGGTCGAAGAATGTAGAGGTGTTCTTAGGGTGTATAGTGATGGAACTATAGTAAGATCAAGTAAGCCAAGTTTTGAAGTACCAATACAAGATGATGGTTCAGTTCTTTGGATAGATGTTGTATTTGACGCCATGCATAACCTTCAACTCCGGCTCTATAAGCCGACTTTTCCCACTTCGGCTAATAAGCTGCCCATCTTCTACTACATTCACGGTGGCGGCTTTTGCATCGGCTCACGGACATGGCCAAATTGTCAAAACTATTGTTTCAAGCTTGCTTCTGAGCTCCAAGCCGTGATTATCTCCCCCGACTATCGGTTGGCTCCTGAGAACCGGCTCCCAACTGCCATTGAAGATGGTTACATGGCTATTAAATGGCTCCAAGATCAAGCCGTGTCTAATGAGCCGGACACGTGGCTTACAGATGTTGCTGACTTTAGCCGAGTGTTTATTTCAGGTGATTCAGCCGGTGGTAACATCGCGCATAATTTGGCGGTTCGGCTTAAAGCTGGATCAGCCGAGCTGGCTCCGGTTCGAGTTAGGGGTTATGTATATTTGCTTCCTTTCTTTGGAGGGACTACAAGGACAAAATTTGAAGCTGAGGGACCTAAAGAAGCTTTCTTAAACATTGAGCTCATTGACAG GTTTTGGAGACTATCAATACCAATAGGGGAAACAACTGACCATCCACTTGTGAACCCATTTGGGCCCAACAGTCCAGACTTGGAAAAGATTGATCTTGACCCAATTCTTGTGATTGTTGGAGGATGTGATCTTCTTAAAGACAGAGCTGAAGACTATGCAAAGAGATTGAAGGAATGGGGAAAGAAGATTGAATATGTGGAGTTTGAAGGACAACAACATGGTTTTTTCACTATTTATCCCAATTCAGACCCTTCCAAGAAGTTGATGCTCACTATCAACAAGTTCATTCAAGACAATTCTTCttaa